The Streptomyces sp. A2-16 sequence CGGCGCCGGCACCCTCTGCCTCATCGCCGACAACGCCGGGCGCGAGCTGATCCCCGATCTCCTCCTCATCGCCCACCTCCTCGAACACGGGCGTATCGAGCGGGCTCTGCTGCACGTGAAGCCGTACCCCTACTACGTCTCCGACGCCACCACCGCCGACGTCGTCGACGCGCTGCGCCGGCTCGTGCGGGCACCGGGGGAGGCCGCGGCCTACGGGCGCCGGCTGTGGGACGCCATGGGCGACGGGCGGCTGAGCGTCCGCGCGCACGCCTTCTCCTGCGCCCCGCTGCCCTACGCGGACATGCCCGACGACCTTCGTGCGGAGATCGGCGGGGCCGCGCTGACCGTGCTGAAGGGCGACCTCAACTACCGGCGCCTGGTGGGGGATCGCTGGTGGGCCCCGACGACGTCCTTCGCCGATGTGACCGCCCACTTCCCGGGGCCGCTCGCCGCCCTGCGCACACTGAAGTCCGATGTGATCACCGGGCTCGACGAGCGTACGGAGGCCGCGCTGGTCGAGGCGGATGGGCAGCGCTGGCGGACCGGCGGGACCCGTGCGCTGATCCAGGTCCGGCCCTGAGGAGCGTTATGCTGCCGAGTTGTACCGGTGGGCTGCCCTACGTCCCGCCGACGGGCAGCGAAAGAGGACGTCATTGACCCCGCGGTACGTGAGCAATCCAGGGGAGCCCGTCTACGACGTGGACGCACGGCGCTACGTCGATGTCACCGACGCCCGTGACGAGGCCGACCTGCACGACGTGTTCACGGACATCTACCGCACCAACCGCTGGGGCTCCGACGAGACCCGCTCCGGACCGGGCTCCGAACTGCAGCGCATGAAGCGGGTGATCGGCCGGCTCGGCGCACTCGTCGAGGACCTGGGCGTCCGCTCCGTGCTGGACGCGCCGTGCGGCGACTTCAACTGGATGCGGTACGTCGACCTGCACGGCGCCTCCTACCTCGGCGGGGACGTCGTCGCGGAGCTCGTCTCGGCCAACCGCGCCGACCACCCCGGTCCGGGGCGGGAGTTCCAGCTGCTCGACTTCACCGCCCAGCCCGTGCCGCGCGTCGACCTCATCGTGTGCCGGGACGCCCTCGTGCACTTCTCCTACCAGCACGTGGTGGAGGCGCTGACCCGTTTCCGGGAGAGCGGCTCGCGCTACCTGCTCACCACGACCTTCTCCCGGACGGCCGCCAACACCGACATCGTCACCGGCTGGTGGCGGCCGATCAACCTCCGGCTGGCCCCCTTCGGACTGCCCGAGCCCCTCCAGGTCATCGACGACGACGAGTCCGACGACTTCTACGACGACAAGGTTCTCGCCCTGTGGGACCTCGCGCAGATCCCCGCGCGCTTTCCGGGCTACGAGCCCGCCGCCGAGTCCGGGTCCCTGGGCGCCTGATTCCCGGAGCGCAGACGGGCGAGGGCCTCCCGGGCGGCCAGGGTCCGGGGATGCCGTAGTCCCAGCACCTCCTCACAGGCCTCCCGTACCTCCGTGAACTCCACCTCGGCGGCGCGCAGTTCGCCCTTGAGGCAGAGCAGTCCGGCCAGGTTGTGCCGGACCGCCAGGGTTCCGGGGTGCCGCCGTCCCAGCGTCTCCACACAGTCCGCGAGCACCGTCCGGTACTCCGCCTCCGCCTGCTCGACGTGCCCGCGCAGATGCAGGACGTGCGCCGCGCCGTGCCGTACGGACAGCGTCAGCAGGTGCTGTTCGCCCAGTACGGTCCGCCGGGCCTCGTAGACCTCCCTGAACTCCTGTTCCGCCGCGGCGAGTCGGCCCTGGTCCTTGAGGAGGTCGGCGAGGTTGTGCCGGACCGCGAGCGTGCCCGGGTGGCGGGGGCCGAGGGTCTCCACGCAGTCCGCCAGGACCGTGCGGTACTCGGTCTCGGCCCGGTCGGTACGGCCCCGCAGGTGCAGGACGTGCGCCGCGCCGTGCCGTACCGAGAGGGTCAGCAGGTGCTGTTCGCCGAGCACCTCCCGGCGCGCCGCGTACACCTCCCTGAACTCCGTCTCCGCCGCTTCCAGTTGGCCGCGCTCCATGAGCAGGTCGGCGAGGTTGTGCCGGACCACCAGGGTGTGGGGGTGCATGTCGCCGAGCAGCCGACGCTGGACCTCGAAGACCTCCCGGAACTCGGTCTCCGCGTCACCGGGCCAGCCCCGGTCGCGCAGCACGGTGGCCAGGCCGTGCCGGGCGGCCACGGTCTCCGGGTGATCCTCGCCGTAGGCGTCGGCGCGCAGCCCGAGCACCGTACGGAACTCCTGCTCGGCCTCCACGAGCAGGCCGCGGTCGCGCAGGACGTCCGCGAGGTCGTGGCGCACCGCGAGCGTGCTCGGGTGGCGCTCGCCCAGTACGTCCGCGCACACCCCGAGCGTCTGGCGCAGCTCCTGCTCGGCCTGCCGGAACATACCGCGCTCGTGCAGCACTTGGGCCATCTCGTGCCGGGTGACCAGGGTGTCGGGGTGGTTCGCGCCCAGGGTCTCCCGGTAGGCGTCCAGGAGCAGCCGGTACTCCTCCTCGGCCTCCGCGAGCAGTCCTCGGTACCGGGCCATCCAGGCCACGCCCTTGCGGGCCGCGAGGGTCCGCGGATCGCGCTCGCCCAGCAGGGTCCGGCGCGTGGCGTGGACCGCGCGGTACTCGGTCTCCGCCTCGACCGGGCGCCCCCGGCCGTTGAGCAGGTTCGCCAGTGCGTACCGGGCGTCGGCGGTCTCACCGGCCGCGTCGCCGAACAGGGCTCGCGTGTCCTCAAGGACGGTACGCAGCAGCGACTCGGCCGCCGACAGCCGGCCGCGCAGATGGAGCAGATGGGCTGCGGCGGACCGCACTTCGAGCGCGTCGGGGTCGCGTGGGCCGCACGCGAGGACCACCGGCTCGCACGCCCCGAGCACTTCCTCCGCCCGGTCCAGCCAGCCCCTCCGGATCAGATGCCGGGCCCCGGCCGCCGCCGACCGAAGCGCCTTGGAGACCAGGTCGTCCTCCGCCTCGTACGGGTCGCCGATCAGGGCCAGCGGGGCGTCGCAGTGCGGGAGCAGCAGCCGCCAGCGCGGCCAGTCACGGGGGTCGTCCTCGCTCAGCCCGGCCGTGGCGCAGACCACCAGATCGGCTATCGCGGCCGCGTACTCCCTCATGTGCTCGGCCAGGTCCCGCTGAAGCCGGCCGGCGTCCCGCACGAGCGGGTGCATCAGCAGGGTGCGGGCGTGGTCGTCCCCGCCACGCGGGGTGTGCAGCTCGACCAGGCCGAAGTCGGCGAGCGCGGTGACCGCGGTGAACAGCTCCTGGGGTGTGACACCGGGCAGCAGCGAGGAGGCCGCCAGCCGGTCGGGCCGTAACAGGTCCACCAGCGGCACCGGCGCCTCGCCCAGACAGCACAACAGCCGCATCAGCGGCCGGGCCTGGACGATGCCCCGCCGCTCGAGGAGGTCCAGCGACAGCTCCCAGGTGCCGGTCACCGGCACGGAGTAGGTGCCGCCCTGCTGCCCGGGCGGGCGCTCGTCGAGGAGTTCGGCGAAGCGCTCGTCCAGGGCCACGCGGTAGTCGGCGTACGTGCGCACGGTCGTCGTGCCCGGCCAGGCGGGGAACG is a genomic window containing:
- a CDS encoding damage-control phosphatase ARMT1 family protein gives rise to the protein MSLSAAVVLANEPGSFPHSVLAERHPAIIAQVREAFPYGPGQHRALDALLDSCTKGVIEPLPDGAWGEWGIDTHLGQSWFDVPWLWSESYFYRRLLDAVGYFGPGPWQGIDPFRPSKLAELDSPETDQELAALDELALRPAEEQGAALLHGSLWGNRADLGFRLSDGGAEERDAVSDLVADDSERLWALLDGAGTLCLIADNAGRELIPDLLLIAHLLEHGRIERALLHVKPYPYYVSDATTADVVDALRRLVRAPGEAAAYGRRLWDAMGDGRLSVRAHAFSCAPLPYADMPDDLRAEIGGAALTVLKGDLNYRRLVGDRWWAPTTSFADVTAHFPGPLAALRTLKSDVITGLDERTEAALVEADGQRWRTGGTRALIQVRP
- a CDS encoding class I SAM-dependent methyltransferase, with product MSNPGEPVYDVDARRYVDVTDARDEADLHDVFTDIYRTNRWGSDETRSGPGSELQRMKRVIGRLGALVEDLGVRSVLDAPCGDFNWMRYVDLHGASYLGGDVVAELVSANRADHPGPGREFQLLDFTAQPVPRVDLIVCRDALVHFSYQHVVEALTRFRESGSRYLLTTTFSRTAANTDIVTGWWRPINLRLAPFGLPEPLQVIDDDESDDFYDDKVLALWDLAQIPARFPGYEPAAESGSLGA
- the fxsT gene encoding FxSxx-COOH system tetratricopeptide repeat protein; amino-acid sequence: MFGPELFTQTAAAAAGTMVGLMTTDAWQAARQRMARFLRREDVERLDRVRAALDAAPPARQEIMLREQRQEWDSTLRGLLARDPAMSALLSEFVQEFSGLARPVFIQVQQSQAPPDPVRVPGALTVAPPLGRLDRRVRGREPLLDTLKQLVGKPTSGVRVLHGMGGSGKTTVALEIAAYAAALNVDVWWVTAKNPATLSAGMREVVAALGTPADLIDRAWSGRSSATDLLWRRLCDTANPWVLVVDNADEPEHLAPYGRLAEGTGWVRPAAELPGLVLITSRDSSPTTWGPWATLHSVDALEEDDATEVLWDLAGERAGSREDARLLTRRLGGLPLALRIAGSHLAAASAFPAWPGTTTVRTYADYRVALDERFAELLDERPPGQQGGTYSVPVTGTWELSLDLLERRGIVQARPLMRLLCCLGEAPVPLVDLLRPDRLAASSLLPGVTPQELFTAVTALADFGLVELHTPRGGDDHARTLLMHPLVRDAGRLQRDLAEHMREYAAAIADLVVCATAGLSEDDPRDWPRWRLLLPHCDAPLALIGDPYEAEDDLVSKALRSAAAGARHLIRRGWLDRAEEVLGACEPVVLACGPRDPDALEVRSAAAHLLHLRGRLSAAESLLRTVLEDTRALFGDAAGETADARYALANLLNGRGRPVEAETEYRAVHATRRTLLGERDPRTLAARKGVAWMARYRGLLAEAEEEYRLLLDAYRETLGANHPDTLVTRHEMAQVLHERGMFRQAEQELRQTLGVCADVLGERHPSTLAVRHDLADVLRDRGLLVEAEQEFRTVLGLRADAYGEDHPETVAARHGLATVLRDRGWPGDAETEFREVFEVQRRLLGDMHPHTLVVRHNLADLLMERGQLEAAETEFREVYAARREVLGEQHLLTLSVRHGAAHVLHLRGRTDRAETEYRTVLADCVETLGPRHPGTLAVRHNLADLLKDQGRLAAAEQEFREVYEARRTVLGEQHLLTLSVRHGAAHVLHLRGHVEQAEAEYRTVLADCVETLGRRHPGTLAVRHNLAGLLCLKGELRAAEVEFTEVREACEEVLGLRHPRTLAAREALARLRSGNQAPRDPDSAAGS